The following DNA comes from Fervidibacillus albus.
GAGCTAACGACAACACCTTCGAAATACTTTGTAACGTAAAGGTATGTCCATATGTACCCCCTTGAAAAACACGTCCGTCAACGGTATACACCGCTGCAGCAACGTCCGTTTTATTCGCTCGAGCAAGTGCAGGAATATATTCCGCAACCTCTCCTTTATTTGCATACGGTTCGACTTCGTTGATTAAGTTTTGTAATTCATCATCATTCAGTTGTCTTTCTTTCATCCTGTTCCCTTCCCTTCTAAACAGTCAATCTTACTATGTGACAAGCTTCCGAAGAATTTGTATACTCATTGTAAAGAATATGTATGCTCATTGTAAAGGGAGATGAGGATGAAAATGGGAAACATACTAGAAATTAAAGGCAACGTATCATATAAAATTACGTTGGATCCAGGGGTATGGATTTTCGATGACCGCCGCGTCGATTTAACGAACTATTTCCAAAAAAATACAGTTCAATCATCGGAAAAGGAAAATTATGAAGAAAAAATTTCAAAATATTGGAATCGGGAAATTCGTGAAGGGTCTGTGTCTCCACCGACGTTAAATAGTGAAAAAACGTTTGAAAAGGAAAAAGTGTTGACCGGTTCATTCGGGATACCAATTGAGCCGTTCATCAATAACGCGGAACCGAATCCAAATGCAAAAACCCTCGTGATCGAAACAGTTTTTGACAAAATGCCTATACCATTAGAAAAAGGGAAAGAAGTAATTTTAGGCTTTTCGAAAAATGGGAAACCGTTAAAAGAAGACGGTCCTGTTCACGTGTATTTCGGTGACGGCTCGAATCAACATGCGCCGATCACCCACGTCACCGGGTTTACCATCGAATAAAACAAGTGAGGTTGCCTCTACCCTGTGCGCCATTTTTTTGTATGTATAAATCCTCCATATTTACAAATGGTAATAGTAGAAAACGTAATTGGAGTGATTTATATGAGGAATCGTTTGTTCGTTTTTCTTATTTTGTTCGGATTTGTAACCGGGTGTGCGGCAAATAACGATCAATCACTGGACGAAAGTGAACAAAATAGTCAATATAAAAATGTAGAAAACACGACGTTCAATGAAGTTAACGATCGGGATGACAGTGAGCAAATTTCCAAACGAATCGCCAATCTTGCCGCGAAAGTCCCAGACGTTAAAAAAGCAACAGCGGTCGCCTTAGGAAAATATGCGATCGTCGGTATCGATGTAGATAAAGATTTGGATCGTTCGAAGGTCGGAACGATTAAATACTCGGTCGCAGAAGCATTGAAGGATGATCCATACGGGGCAAGAGCGATTATCGTAGCGGATCCAGATATAAACGCAAGGCTTGAAGAAATTGGAGAAGATATTAAAAATGGGAAGCCGCTCCAAGGAATTTTGAACGAACTGGCAGATATTACCGGAAGGGTTATGCCAGAAATCCCCGGTGATATCCAAGATCCCAATCCAGAAAATGTGCCTGAAAATCAAAAAAATGAAATGGATAATCAAGATGAAAATTTATTAGACGAACAGCAAAATAAACAATCGAACGATCAAAAAAATAAATAAATTTTTTTGCTAGGAGTAACTTACGCGGTTTATATCCCTGTTTCAATTGATCAATTTGCTTATGCATTTTGAAAGGTAAACGATGACTACCGAACGATTGTCCCGGTATGACCGTTTTTATACACAAGAATAAAAGCCAATGGAATTTTCGATTAAAAAATTCCATTGGCTCGTTTTTTCCCCATGTCTTTTTTGTTTCTACCAATCGTCTTGGCGTTCATGGGATCGAAAAATTTGGAATTTACCCGTCAAAAGCCTTTCTTCCGTCCGTTTTTTAATACGCTCATAACATTCATCACACAAATATGTATGAATCGGACGGTTCCGAAGTTTTTTTGCTAATGGAGAGTAGTCTTCGATATTTTCAATTTGATCGCATATGACACATTGTACTTTCATGGACGTCCTCCATTTATTTCTCTAATTTCAATAAGATGTACACGACTTATGCTATTTTATTCCGTTTTTTGAATGCTAACTTCTTTTATTTGTTTTTCTCCCCTTTGCTCCACTTTTCGACGAATTCGATACACCGTCAATACGAGCACGATCAAAAGTAAACCTTCCGCCACTGGCAAAACCGTACCGAGAAAGGATAAAATCGACGAACCGAGCAATAAAAACAAATAAACGATCATCGTTTTTAAAATCGGTAACTTATGGGAAAATCCTAAATGGTAAGCGATAATCGATAAAACCACAATCGTTCCATATAATAACCACATACCTAATTGCGGATTTTCGTCCACTTGAAAGAATGATGCAAATAAAGATAACCGATTTTCAATCAATCCCCATATCCCCCTTTATTGACTGTTTTGATTATTTTTATCATACATGAACGTGTATTTTTTGTAAAAACGATTGATTCCTTTATTTTTTACAGAATAAGTACTTTTCCGATCGGAGTGGAAGAAAAAAGCCCGAGCAATTCGAATCGCTCGGACTGAAAATCGGTCAATTGTCCATTTTTGCCATTTTTTTCTTTCTTGCCATCCGTTCCCGAGTCGCTTTATCTAATATTTTTTTCCGCATTCGAATGGAAGCCGGGGTTACTTCACAATATTCATCTTCATCCAAATACTGTAAGGCTTCCTCGAGGGAAAAGATTCGTGGTTTTTTTATAACGGTCGTTTGATCCTTCGTCGCTGAACGAACATTTGTTGCATGTTTGGTTTTACAAATGTTAACGGTCAAATCGTTTTCCCGATTATGTTCACCGACGATCATCCCGGAATATACGTCCGTACCTGGTTCAACGAAAATCGTTCCCCGATCTTCGACTTGCATAATTCCATATGAAGAAGCCGTTCCCGATTCTAGAGCAACGAGAACCCCTTGTCTTCTGCCACCTACTTCTCCAGACAATTTCGGTTGATAACAGTCAAAGGAATGGTTATAAATTCCGTATCCTCGGGTTAATGTCATAAATTCCGTTTGATATCCGATTAATCCCCGCGACGGAACGAGGAAGACGAGGCGTACTTGTCCCTTTCCGTTATGGACCATGTCGATCATTTCACCTTTTCTTTTTCCGAGAGATTCGATTACTTGACCCGTATAATCTTCAGGCGTATCAATCACAACTCGTTCAAAGGGCTCACAAACGACGCCATCGATCTCTTTTAAAATAACTTCCGGCTTGGAAACTTGAAGCTCATATCCTTCCCTGCGCATATTTTCGATTAAAATGGATAAATGCAGTTCCCCCCGCCCCGATACAATCCATGCATCCGGTGATTCCGTCGGTTCTACCCGCAAGCTAACGTCCGTATGCAATTGGGTTTTCAACCGTTCTTCGATTTTCCTCGCGGTCACAAATTTTCCTTCTTTACCTGCAAATGGACTATTATTTACTAAAAAGGTCATTTTTAACGTCGGTTCATCGATTCGTAAAACAGGAAGGGGCTCCAGATGATCAGGAGGGC
Coding sequences within:
- a CDS encoding peptidyl-prolyl cis-trans isomerase, with protein sequence MGNILEIKGNVSYKITLDPGVWIFDDRRVDLTNYFQKNTVQSSEKENYEEKISKYWNREIREGSVSPPTLNSEKTFEKEKVLTGSFGIPIEPFINNAEPNPNAKTLVIETVFDKMPIPLEKGKEVILGFSKNGKPLKEDGPVHVYFGDGSNQHAPITHVTGFTIE
- a CDS encoding YhcN/YlaJ family sporulation lipoprotein codes for the protein MRNRLFVFLILFGFVTGCAANNDQSLDESEQNSQYKNVENTTFNEVNDRDDSEQISKRIANLAAKVPDVKKATAVALGKYAIVGIDVDKDLDRSKVGTIKYSVAEALKDDPYGARAIIVADPDINARLEEIGEDIKNGKPLQGILNELADITGRVMPEIPGDIQDPNPENVPENQKNEMDNQDENLLDEQQNKQSNDQKNK
- a CDS encoding YlaI family protein; its protein translation is MKVQCVICDQIENIEDYSPLAKKLRNRPIHTYLCDECYERIKKRTEERLLTGKFQIFRSHERQDDW
- a CDS encoding YlaH-like family protein, with the protein product MIENRLSLFASFFQVDENPQLGMWLLYGTIVVLSIIAYHLGFSHKLPILKTMIVYLFLLLGSSILSFLGTVLPVAEGLLLIVLVLTVYRIRRKVEQRGEKQIKEVSIQKTE
- the typA gene encoding translational GTPase TypA, with amino-acid sequence MNIRNDIRNIAIIAHVDHGKTTLVDQLLKQSGIFRANEHVEERAMDSNDLERERGITILSKNTAVQYKDVKINILDTPGHADFSGEVERIMRLVDGVLLVVDAFEGCMPQTRFVLKKALEQNLTPIVVVNKIDRDFARPEEVVDEVLELFIELDASDDQLEFPVIYTSAVNGTASDTPDHQDETMEVLFETIIDSIPAPVDNRNEPLQMQVSLLDYNEYVGRIGIGRVFRGTMRTGDQVALMKLDGSVKQFRVTKMFGFLGLKRVEIQEAFSGDLVAISGMEEIDVGETICPPDHLEPLPVLRIDEPTLKMTFLVNNSPFAGKEGKFVTARKIEERLKTQLHTDVSLRVEPTESPDAWIVSGRGELHLSILIENMRREGYELQVSKPEVILKEIDGVVCEPFERVVIDTPEDYTGQVIESLGKRKGEMIDMVHNGKGQVRLVFLVPSRGLIGYQTEFMTLTRGYGIYNHSFDCYQPKLSGEVGGRRQGVLVALESGTASSYGIMQVEDRGTIFVEPGTDVYSGMIVGEHNRENDLTVNICKTKHATNVRSATKDQTTVIKKPRIFSLEEALQYLDEDEYCEVTPASIRMRKKILDKATRERMARKKKMAKMDN